In Achromobacter xylosoxidans A8, a single window of DNA contains:
- a CDS encoding threonine ammonia-lyase, producing the protein MIDIASIQTARENLRGQVLKTPFTLSRTLSDIFGAEIWLKFENLQFTASFKERGALNRMLTLSEAERAKGVIAVSAGNHAQGVAYHAQRMGVPAVIVMPRFTPTVKVANTRRFGAEVVLAGDTFDDAKARGYELAQERGLIMIHPYDDEAVISGQGTVALEMLEDQPQLDTLVIAIGGGGLISGIATAAKALKPGIEIIGVQTERFPSMYAAVKGVTMPQGAYTIAEGIAVKSPGALTQPIVTQLVDRLELVSESDIEHAIVVLLEIEKSVVEGAGAAGLAALLRAKEEGSDRYQGKRIGLVLTGGNIDPLMLGELIERGMVRAGRLARIRVDLRDLPGALAHATKLIADAQANITEVHHQRAFTSLPVRNVEVDFVLQTRGHEHIQEVIEVLNAAGFAASNHDH; encoded by the coding sequence GTGATCGATATCGCCTCCATTCAGACCGCCCGCGAAAACTTGCGCGGCCAGGTGCTGAAGACCCCGTTTACCCTGTCCCGCACGCTGTCCGATATCTTCGGCGCCGAGATCTGGCTGAAGTTCGAGAACCTGCAGTTCACGGCTTCGTTCAAGGAGCGCGGCGCGCTCAACCGGATGCTGACGCTGTCGGAAGCAGAACGCGCCAAGGGCGTGATCGCCGTGTCGGCTGGCAACCACGCGCAGGGCGTGGCCTACCATGCCCAGCGCATGGGCGTGCCCGCCGTGATCGTGATGCCGCGCTTCACGCCTACCGTCAAGGTCGCCAACACCCGCCGCTTCGGCGCGGAGGTGGTGCTGGCCGGCGATACCTTCGACGACGCCAAGGCGCGCGGCTACGAGCTGGCGCAGGAGCGCGGCCTGATCATGATCCACCCCTATGACGACGAGGCCGTCATTTCGGGGCAGGGCACGGTAGCGCTGGAAATGCTGGAAGACCAGCCGCAGCTGGACACCCTGGTCATCGCTATCGGCGGCGGCGGCCTGATTTCCGGTATCGCCACCGCGGCCAAGGCGCTCAAGCCCGGCATCGAGATCATCGGCGTGCAGACCGAGCGTTTCCCCTCCATGTACGCGGCAGTCAAGGGCGTGACCATGCCGCAGGGCGCATACACCATCGCCGAAGGCATCGCGGTGAAGTCGCCGGGCGCGCTGACCCAGCCCATCGTGACGCAGTTGGTCGACCGCCTGGAACTGGTCAGCGAAAGCGATATCGAGCACGCCATCGTGGTGCTGCTGGAAATTGAAAAATCGGTGGTCGAAGGGGCGGGCGCCGCAGGCCTCGCCGCGCTGCTGCGCGCGAAGGAGGAAGGCAGCGACCGCTACCAGGGCAAGCGCATCGGCCTGGTTCTGACCGGCGGCAACATCGATCCCTTGATGCTGGGCGAACTGATCGAGCGCGGCATGGTGCGCGCCGGCCGGCTGGCCCGCATCCGGGTCGACCTGCGCGATCTGCCGGGCGCGCTGGCGCATGCCACCAAGCTCATCGCCGATGCCCAGGCCAACATCACCGAAGTGCACCACCAGCGCGCCTTCACCTCATTGCCGGTGCGCAATGTCGAAGTGGATTTCGTGCTGCAGACGCGCGGCCATGAGCACATCCAGGAAGTGATCGAAGTGCTGAACGCGGCGGGCTTCGCCGCCAGCAATCACGACCACTGA